One genomic segment of Falco biarmicus isolate bFalBia1 chromosome 15, bFalBia1.pri, whole genome shotgun sequence includes these proteins:
- the SIAH1 gene encoding E3 ubiquitin-protein ligase SIAH1 isoform X1, with protein sequence MTGRAAASLLCAWKGVLWACLPGSNTRKGKEMSRQTATALPTGTSKCTPSQRVPALTGTTASNNDLASLFECPVCFDYVLPPILQCQSGHLVCSNCRPKLTCCPTCRGPLGSIRNLAMEKVANSVLFPCKYASSGCEITLPHTEKADHEELCEFRPYSCPCPGASCKWQGSLDAVMPHLMHQHKSITTLQGEDIVFLATDINLPGAVDWVMMQSCFGFHFMLVLEKQEKYDGHQQFFAIVQLIGTRKQAENFAYRLELNGHRRRLTWEATPRSIHEGIATAIMNSDCLVFDTSIAQLFAENGNLGINVTISMC encoded by the exons ATGACGGGGAGAGCGGCCGCCAGTCTTCTGTGTGCCTGGAAGGGAGTCCTGTGGGCGTGCTTGCCGGGAAGTAACACCAGGAAGGGGAAAG AAATGAGCCGTCAGACTGCTACAGCACTACCTACAGGTACTTCAAAGTGTACGCCATCACAGCGGGTGCCTGCCCTGACGGGCACTACAGCTTCCAATAATGACTTGGCTAGTCTCTTTGAGTGTCCTGTGTGTTTTGACTATGTGCTGCCACCAATTCTTCAGTGTCAGAGTGGGCACCTTGTTTGTAGCAACTGTCGCCCCAAACTTACGTGCTGCCCAACTTGCCGAGGCCCGCTGGGCTCCATTCGTAACCTGGCTATGGAGAAAGTTGCCAATTCTGTACTATTCCCATGTAAATATGCCTCTTCCGGATGCGAGATAACTTTGCCacacacagagaaggcagaccATGAGGAGCTGTGTGAGTTTAGGCCTTATTCCTGTCCATGTCCCGGTGCTTCATGTAAATGGCAAGGTTCTCTGGATGCTGTAATGCCACACCTGATGCATCAACATAAGTCCATTACAACACTTCAGGGCGAAGATATAGTGTTCCTTGCTACAGACATTAATCTTCCTGGTGCTGTTGACTGGGTTATGATGCAGTCTTGTTTTGGCTTTCATTTCATGCTAGTATTGGAGAAACAGGAGAAATATGATGGTCACCAGCAGTTCTTTGCAATTGTACAGCTGATAGGAACACGCAAGCAAGCAGAAAACTTTGCTTATCGACTTGAGTTAAATGGTCATAGGCGGCGATTGACTTGGGAAGCAACTCCTCGATCTATTCATGAGGGAATTGCAACAGCCATTATGAATAGTGACTGTCTAGTCTTTGACACCAGCATTGCACAGCTCTTTGCAGAAAATGGCAATTTAGGCATCAATGTAACTATATCCATGTGTTGA
- the SIAH1 gene encoding E3 ubiquitin-protein ligase SIAH1 isoform X2 → MSRQTATALPTGTSKCTPSQRVPALTGTTASNNDLASLFECPVCFDYVLPPILQCQSGHLVCSNCRPKLTCCPTCRGPLGSIRNLAMEKVANSVLFPCKYASSGCEITLPHTEKADHEELCEFRPYSCPCPGASCKWQGSLDAVMPHLMHQHKSITTLQGEDIVFLATDINLPGAVDWVMMQSCFGFHFMLVLEKQEKYDGHQQFFAIVQLIGTRKQAENFAYRLELNGHRRRLTWEATPRSIHEGIATAIMNSDCLVFDTSIAQLFAENGNLGINVTISMC, encoded by the coding sequence ATGAGCCGTCAGACTGCTACAGCACTACCTACAGGTACTTCAAAGTGTACGCCATCACAGCGGGTGCCTGCCCTGACGGGCACTACAGCTTCCAATAATGACTTGGCTAGTCTCTTTGAGTGTCCTGTGTGTTTTGACTATGTGCTGCCACCAATTCTTCAGTGTCAGAGTGGGCACCTTGTTTGTAGCAACTGTCGCCCCAAACTTACGTGCTGCCCAACTTGCCGAGGCCCGCTGGGCTCCATTCGTAACCTGGCTATGGAGAAAGTTGCCAATTCTGTACTATTCCCATGTAAATATGCCTCTTCCGGATGCGAGATAACTTTGCCacacacagagaaggcagaccATGAGGAGCTGTGTGAGTTTAGGCCTTATTCCTGTCCATGTCCCGGTGCTTCATGTAAATGGCAAGGTTCTCTGGATGCTGTAATGCCACACCTGATGCATCAACATAAGTCCATTACAACACTTCAGGGCGAAGATATAGTGTTCCTTGCTACAGACATTAATCTTCCTGGTGCTGTTGACTGGGTTATGATGCAGTCTTGTTTTGGCTTTCATTTCATGCTAGTATTGGAGAAACAGGAGAAATATGATGGTCACCAGCAGTTCTTTGCAATTGTACAGCTGATAGGAACACGCAAGCAAGCAGAAAACTTTGCTTATCGACTTGAGTTAAATGGTCATAGGCGGCGATTGACTTGGGAAGCAACTCCTCGATCTATTCATGAGGGAATTGCAACAGCCATTATGAATAGTGACTGTCTAGTCTTTGACACCAGCATTGCACAGCTCTTTGCAGAAAATGGCAATTTAGGCATCAATGTAACTATATCCATGTGTTGA